A single genomic interval of Sceloporus undulatus isolate JIND9_A2432 ecotype Alabama chromosome 2, SceUnd_v1.1, whole genome shotgun sequence harbors:
- the LOC121921503 gene encoding actin, clone 302-like, with amino-acid sequence MTYHKTYKKLDAVDHRPSSRGPPSASASGLSEKYKDYAAIVIDTGTGYTKSGLAGDEKPRSIVPSIVGVPRYKTRESPLYYIGKSIPKKRSEVSTHVVMTHGVVTDWDALEMLWHHVFYTELSVCPEELAVLVTDAPMSPTTNREKMAELLFENFEVPAMFVAHQSLLSVYSYGRTGGLVIGSGYGTSYTAPVHDGYVLPHATYRLDIAGRALSNYLAKLMGESGNPFHKDEMDVVCQIKERCCYIPEEYESELNADEKNYLMDYTLPDRQVISIGSERFRCPEVLFNPTMLGFPEVGLHIQAINSIRKCKPERQAELLSHVLLAGGTTMLRGFSERVKKELQKIEPKSNVGILASPNRTFSAWLGGSIVASLNSFQNVWISRQAYNEKGPFVVHRHCF; translated from the coding sequence ATGACTTACCACAAGACATACAAGAAACTTGATGCTGTTGACCACAGGCCTAGTTCCAGGGGCCCACCTTCAGCCTCTGCCTCAGGACTATCTGAGAAATACAAGGACTATGCCGCCATTGTAATAGACACAGGAACAGGCTATACCAAGAGTGGCCTTGCTGGAGATGAAAAGCCAAGGTCCATTGTGCCAAGTATTGTGGGGGTGCCCAGGTACAAAACAAGGGAAAGCCCTTTGTACTACATTGGGAAAAGTATCCCCAAAAAACGCTCAGAGGTGAGCACACATGTGGTGATGACTCATGGTGTGGTGACAGATTGGGATGCCTTAGAAATGCTGTGGCACCATGTCTTCTACACAGAGCTCAGTGTGTGCCCTGAAGAACTAGCTGTGCTGGTCACAGATGCACCCATGAGCCCAACTACTAACCGTGAGAAAATGGCAGAGCTGCTTTTTGAGAACTTTGAGGTGCCAGCCATGTTTGTTGCTCATCAGTCCCTTTTGTCTGTGTATTCCTATGGGCGTACTGGTGGGCTCGTGATTGGGTCTGGCTATGGGACATCCTATACTGCTCCTGTGCATGATGGATATGTCTTACCTCATGCCACCTACCGGCTGGACATAGCAGGGAGAGCCCTGTCAAACTACTTGGCCAAGCTGATGGGAGAATCTGGAAACCCTTTTCACAAAGATGAAATGGATGTGGTATGTCAGATCAAGGAAAGGTGCTGTTACATCCCTGAGGAATATGAGtctgaactgaatgcagatgaGAAGAATTATCTCATGGACTACACTCTTCCTGACAGGCAGGTCATCTCCATTGGTAGTGAACGCTTTCGCTGCCCTGAGGTCCTCTTCAATCCTACCATGCTGGGCTTCCCAGAGGTGGGGCTTCATATCCAGGCCATAAACAGTATCAGAAAATGTAAGCCAGAGCGGCAAGCAGAGCTGCTTTCCCATGTACTGCTGGCTGGTGGCACCACCATGCTCCGTGGCTTCTCTGAAAGAGTTAAAAAGGAACTGCAGAAAATAGAGCCAAAGAGCAATGTAGGCATCTTGGCTTCCCCCAACCGCACCTTCTCTGCCTGGCTGGGGGGCTCCATTGTGGCCTCACTCAACTCTTTCCAGAATGTGTGGATCAGCCGCCAAGCCTACAATGAGAAGGGGCCATTTGTTGTCCACCGGCATTGCTTTTGA